CACAGTTGTAAACCTGAAGGGTGAAAACAATACCAAGCATGCAATGGCGGCGATCACAAGAAGCGGTAGAGGTGGTAAAGTgaatacctccaagcaaaaggaagttTTGAGTGATGAGGTTGAAGTGCATGCTGAAGATGTTCCTATAGTTGATAAGCAAGTGAGTGAACATAATTTGAATGTGGAAGTGAGAATTGGTATTCATGATAATGAGGTGGAGACTCAAGatgacgtgaacccatctagggaacacgtaatagacataccgGAAACAGTAGTAGCCAAGACTAAGGCTCCCTTGACAAGGCCCCCTCCACattaccctcaaagacttgcgaagaaaaataatgaaaaccaatttaagaagtttattgagatgatgaaaatCTTGTCGatcaatgttcctttggtggaaTCTCTTGATCAAATGCCGGGTTACGCCAATTTTATGAAATACTTGGTGACTAAAAAGAgatctatggattgtgagaccattaAAATGACTAATCAAGTAAGTGTAATTGTGCACTAGATGgatccaaagcttgaagatcccagcGCTTTCACCATTCtatgtaccattgggagtgcggattttgcaaaggtattgtgtgatttgggagcaagtatcaatttgatgccttacttcgtattcaaaactttgggtattggtcaacctAGAGATACTttaatgagattgcaaatggcggatagaacaatgaagaggccgCTTGGTATTATTAATGATGTTCTTGTCTGggtggacaagtttattttgcctgCTGACTTTGTGATTCTGGACTATGAATTCGACTATGAGGTGCCGataatattgggaagacctttccttgcaacatGGAAGGCATTGGTTTATGTGGAAGTAGGGGATCTCACTTTTCGAGTGGGTGACGAAAAAGTTGTCTTTCATGTCTGCAAATCAATGAGGTAGCCGAATAGTACTGAAGT
The Nicotiana sylvestris chromosome 11, ASM39365v2, whole genome shotgun sequence DNA segment above includes these coding regions:
- the LOC138881920 gene encoding uncharacterized protein yields the protein MDPKLEDPSAFTILCTIGSADFAKVLCDLGASINLMPYFVFKTLGIGQPRDTLMRLQMADRTMKRPLGIINDVLVWVDKFILPADFVILDYEFDYEVPIILGRPFLATWKALVYVEVGDLTFRVIVDDTSAMINVEDPLEAVLLNLDVNEDEGRVECVNALHEMGSYSYKARKLSLDLENRKTPPTKP